Genomic DNA from Candidatus Kapaibacterium sp.:
AATTTTGTTTGAGGCATTTGCTTCAATATTGTCGAAATTGCATATGTATCGGTATTCAGAGCGATTGCTTGAGATGAATTGAACAAAATCGTATTTACCAATTTAGTTTCAAATGCTGTAGATTGCATTATATGACCGAGTTTTGTTGCTTCGCTTTTGAATGGAGATGTAATGTTGATGTAATCAAGTTCCAGATAATTTACAAGATTGATAACATCATCAAAATCCGAACCGCATATTCGCGAATAATGACCATCCAACTCGCAAACTTGAAAAAGTTGATGAGCCAGCACAGGACTTAAACTGTGCAAAATTGGATTGCCTATTACTGCAGCTCTAATCATAAACCCATTACTTTCGACAATGTATCATATTCATCAATAGTCAGTTGCCCGGCACCCGTTTTTACTGTTTCATCAAGGGCTACATACGTAAATGGCGAACCAAGTACTAAGCACAACATTCGTGTAAATTTCATCGAATCTCCGGCTATAAACGAAATCAATTTACGATGAAAAAGCTTGAAAGTTGAGATATAATCCACGATGTACCTCCGCTCACTCTCAGAATACACGATTTTGATGAAGTCGCAATCAACTTGTTGAAACATGCCGAAGACATTCTCTAATTCAGCTTTTTGGGACAAATCCACATCGTGCTTTGATAAAATCAATTGGACTTCATTACTTCTCAATTTTGAAACAGATTCAATAGTTTTCGGATTGATAAGCTCCAAATCTAAATCAACAGCCATTACTTTAAGTGCAATTGCATTGTTAACAAAATTTTTCAAATTTGTTTCATCAACACTTTTGTCTGTCAAAATAAGTTTTCGTCTGTATTCGATTGGTAGAGAATTCAGTTGTTCGTAATTGAATTGAGCTAAGTCCTGCCTG
This window encodes:
- a CDS encoding type I 3-dehydroquinate dehydratase, yielding MKCLSYGKNDLDLFLKLFERFPLVELRQDLAQFNYEQLNSLPIEYRRKLILTDKSVDETNLKNFVNNAIALKVMAVDLDLELINPKTIESVSKLRSNEVQLILSKHDVDLSQKAELENVFGMFQQVDCDFIKIVYSESERRYIVDYISTFKLFHRKLISFIAGDSMKFTRMLCLVLGSPFTYVALDETVKTGAGQLTIDEYDTLSKVMGL